Proteins encoded within one genomic window of Kibdelosporangium phytohabitans:
- a CDS encoding TetR/AcrR family transcriptional regulator has product MGTRSGTKAKIQDVALELFGEQGYDKTSLREIAERLGVTKAALYYHFKTKEEIITSLLQETGDKLQEVADWMSDKEPTLANRQELLRRYSAAVADTGRHFKLMRLMQENQPALRELAAGMKGHERAKLFFEFMTGPDASLADQLRARLAVMVQHMGIFALQETGASEEDRKAAALEVGMDLIG; this is encoded by the coding sequence ATGGGCACACGGTCGGGCACGAAGGCCAAGATCCAGGACGTCGCCCTCGAGCTCTTCGGCGAGCAGGGCTACGACAAGACGTCGCTGCGCGAGATCGCCGAGCGCCTCGGCGTGACGAAGGCGGCGCTGTACTACCACTTCAAGACCAAGGAAGAGATCATCACCAGCCTCCTGCAGGAGACCGGGGACAAGCTCCAGGAGGTCGCCGACTGGATGTCGGACAAGGAGCCGACCTTGGCCAACCGGCAGGAGCTGCTGCGCCGCTACTCCGCGGCGGTCGCCGACACCGGCAGGCACTTCAAGCTGATGCGCCTGATGCAGGAGAACCAGCCCGCCCTGCGTGAACTCGCCGCGGGCATGAAGGGCCACGAACGAGCCAAGCTGTTCTTCGAGTTCATGACCGGCCCGGACGCCTCACTGGCCGACCAGTTGCGCGCCCGGCTCGCCGTCATGGTGCAGCACATGGGCATCTTCGCCCTCCAGGAGACCGGCGCGTCCGAAGAGGACAGGAAAGCCGCCGCGCTCGAAGTCGGCATGGACTTGATCGGCTAG
- a CDS encoding MDR family MFS transporter, with protein MSAPAAAEVTPPVTTPLTKRKQYTVFAGLMIGILLAMLDNMIVGTAMPTIVGDLGGLNHFAWVVTAYTLASAVSTPIWGKLSDLYGRKGMFMASIVVFLIGSALAGTSGSMTELIAYRAVQGLGAGGLMVGAMAIMAEMVAPKDRGKTQGLFAAVMPLAMVGGPLLGGFITDNLDWRWSFYVNLPLGILALLVVGASSLHLPKRTGKAVIDYWGAALLTVGIGSLVLLATWGGTEYAWGSWQIIGLGVLTVVALTAFVWVERRVPEPLLPLRLFKIRNFTLASALAFMSGFAMFGAVSFLPQYQQIVQGASATNSGLLLLPLMAGMLVFSTVTGQLTSRTGHYRTFPIVGMAGMAVGTLLLTQLDTTTSSFTSSLFLVVMGAGLGLLMGTTNLIAQNSVDMRELGVATSTATFARSMGGSLGVAVLGSIFTGRITDSMTSALGSAGSQITSSGGQLSPKMIEALPAPVRDAYTGGMVSGIQSVFLWATAFLVIGFVASWFIKSEPLRGATVASSDGKPVAKPVPVLAD; from the coding sequence ATGAGCGCACCAGCGGCAGCCGAAGTCACACCACCGGTCACGACACCACTGACCAAGCGAAAGCAGTACACAGTCTTTGCCGGACTGATGATCGGCATCCTGTTGGCCATGCTCGACAACATGATCGTCGGCACCGCCATGCCGACCATCGTCGGGGACCTCGGTGGCCTCAACCACTTCGCCTGGGTGGTGACGGCGTACACCCTCGCGTCGGCTGTCTCCACGCCGATCTGGGGCAAGCTCAGCGACCTCTACGGCCGCAAGGGCATGTTCATGGCCTCGATCGTGGTGTTCCTGATCGGCTCGGCGCTGGCCGGCACGTCCGGATCGATGACGGAGCTGATCGCGTACCGGGCCGTGCAGGGCCTCGGCGCCGGTGGCCTGATGGTCGGCGCGATGGCGATCATGGCCGAGATGGTGGCGCCGAAGGACCGCGGCAAGACGCAGGGCCTGTTCGCGGCCGTGATGCCGCTCGCCATGGTCGGCGGGCCGCTGCTCGGCGGATTCATCACCGACAACCTGGACTGGCGCTGGTCGTTCTACGTCAACCTGCCGCTGGGCATCCTGGCGCTCCTGGTCGTCGGCGCGTCGTCGCTGCACCTGCCCAAGCGCACGGGCAAGGCCGTGATCGACTACTGGGGCGCGGCGCTGCTGACCGTGGGCATCGGTTCGCTGGTGCTGCTGGCGACCTGGGGTGGCACGGAGTACGCGTGGGGTTCGTGGCAGATCATCGGCCTCGGCGTGCTGACGGTCGTGGCGCTCACGGCGTTCGTCTGGGTGGAGCGCCGGGTCCCGGAACCGCTCCTGCCGCTGCGGCTGTTCAAGATCCGCAACTTCACGCTCGCGTCGGCGCTTGCCTTCATGTCCGGCTTCGCGATGTTCGGCGCGGTCAGCTTCCTGCCGCAGTACCAGCAGATCGTGCAGGGTGCGTCGGCGACGAACAGCGGGCTGTTGCTGCTGCCGCTGATGGCCGGGATGCTCGTGTTCTCCACCGTGACCGGCCAGCTGACCAGCCGCACGGGCCACTACCGCACGTTCCCGATCGTCGGCATGGCGGGGATGGCGGTCGGCACGCTGCTGCTGACCCAGCTGGACACGACCACCAGCTCGTTCACGTCGAGCCTGTTCCTCGTGGTGATGGGCGCGGGCCTCGGCCTGCTGATGGGGACGACGAACCTGATCGCCCAGAACAGCGTGGACATGCGTGAGCTCGGTGTGGCGACCAGCACTGCGACGTTCGCCCGCAGCATGGGCGGCTCGCTCGGGGTCGCGGTGCTCGGCTCGATCTTCACCGGCCGGATCACCGACAGCATGACCTCGGCACTCGGCTCGGCGGGCTCGCAGATCACCAGTTCCGGTGGCCAGCTCAGCCCGAAGATGATCGAGGCGCTGCCCGCGCCGGTGCGGGACGCCTACACCGGCGGCATGGTCTCGGGCATCCAGTCGGTGTTCCTGTGGGCCACGGCGTTCCTCGTGATCGGGTTCGTCGCCTCGTGGTTCATCAAGTCCGAGCCGCTGCGCGGCGCCACCGTCGCGTCGTCCGACGGCAAGCCTGTCGCCAAGCCGGTTCCGGTCCTGGCCGACTGA
- a CDS encoding Crp/Fnr family transcriptional regulator, with protein MDAKRYKQGDPLLTEQELLTLGAKGQLLQREAGHVFFREGEETDAVLLIKKGHLRVLVGKPSRIVAIRRSGELVGEMGAIRGKPRSATVVAHDDVVVLHIPAQHFLDVLYENPRTLHALLVESEERTEQATRKIVDSDLAAERRLAKALLELVEDGVADRVDGVLTARFAQADLASLTGMSLESVKKVTKLFRDNAIVDTGRGQVRILDTATLEEVAAGNRTTSR; from the coding sequence GTGGACGCTAAGCGGTACAAGCAGGGAGATCCACTCCTTACCGAGCAGGAGCTGCTCACCCTCGGCGCGAAGGGGCAACTCCTGCAGCGCGAGGCCGGGCACGTCTTCTTCCGCGAAGGCGAGGAGACCGACGCCGTGCTGCTGATCAAGAAGGGGCACCTGCGGGTGCTCGTCGGCAAGCCGTCGCGGATCGTCGCCATCCGCAGGAGCGGTGAACTCGTCGGCGAGATGGGCGCCATCCGGGGCAAGCCCCGCTCGGCGACAGTCGTCGCCCACGACGACGTGGTCGTCCTGCACATCCCCGCCCAGCACTTCCTGGACGTCCTCTACGAGAACCCGCGCACCCTGCACGCACTGCTCGTGGAGTCCGAGGAACGCACGGAGCAGGCCACGCGCAAGATCGTGGACTCCGACCTCGCGGCCGAACGGCGCCTGGCCAAGGCGCTGCTCGAACTGGTCGAGGACGGGGTCGCCGACCGCGTCGACGGCGTGCTGACCGCCCGGTTCGCCCAGGCGGACCTCGCCTCGCTGACCGGCATGTCGCTCGAGTCGGTCAAGAAGGTCACCAAGTTGTTCCGCGACAACGCCATCGTCGACACCGGCCGCGGCCAGGTGCGCATCCTGGACACCGCGACGCTCGAAGAAGTCGCCGCGGGCAACAGAACGACCTCCCGGTGA
- the gatB gene encoding Asp-tRNA(Asn)/Glu-tRNA(Gln) amidotransferase subunit GatB, whose product MTAAAELMDYDEVIERYDPVLGLEVHVELSTSTKMFCGCPVAFGAQPNTQVCPTCLGLPGALPVVNARGVESAIRIGLALNCEIAEWCRFARKNYFYPDMPKNFQTSQYDEPIAFNGWLDVELEDGTVVRVDVERAHMEEDTGKSLHVGGATGRIHGAEHSLLDYNRAGVPLIEIVTKPITGTGARAPEVARAYVTALRDLLRALDVSDVRMDQGSLRCDANVSLMAKDAAEFGTRTETKNVNSLRSVERAVRFEMTRQAAVLASGGSIRQETRHFDESTGSTSSGRAKETSEDYRYFPEPDLVPMAPSREWVEQLRETLPEMPSARRKRIQAEWNLTDPELRDLLNVGAVDVIAATVDAGASPAEARAWWVSHLAQEANSRGVELADLPITPAQVAEVIKLVTAGTLTNKLARSVVEGVLAGEGEPAEVVDKRGLKVVSDDSALIVAVDQALAGQPDVLEKIRSGKVAAAGAIVGAVMKATKGQADAKRVRELILERANA is encoded by the coding sequence GTGACCGCTGCTGCGGAGCTGATGGACTACGACGAGGTCATCGAGCGCTACGACCCGGTGCTCGGTCTCGAGGTCCACGTCGAGCTGTCGACGAGTACGAAGATGTTCTGCGGCTGCCCGGTCGCCTTCGGCGCGCAACCCAACACCCAGGTCTGCCCGACCTGCCTCGGCCTGCCGGGTGCGCTGCCCGTGGTGAACGCGCGCGGCGTCGAGTCGGCGATCCGGATCGGTCTCGCGCTCAACTGCGAGATCGCGGAGTGGTGCCGGTTCGCGCGCAAGAACTATTTCTACCCGGACATGCCGAAGAACTTCCAGACCTCGCAGTACGACGAGCCGATCGCCTTCAACGGCTGGCTCGACGTCGAACTGGAGGACGGAACCGTTGTGCGCGTGGACGTCGAGCGCGCGCACATGGAGGAGGACACTGGCAAGTCGCTGCACGTGGGTGGCGCGACTGGCCGGATCCACGGCGCGGAGCACTCGCTGCTGGACTACAACCGCGCGGGCGTGCCGCTGATCGAGATCGTGACGAAGCCGATCACCGGGACCGGCGCCCGCGCACCGGAAGTCGCGCGCGCGTACGTGACGGCCCTGCGGGACCTGTTGCGCGCCTTGGACGTGTCCGACGTCCGGATGGACCAGGGCTCGCTTCGCTGTGACGCCAACGTGTCCCTGATGGCCAAGGACGCGGCGGAGTTCGGCACCCGCACGGAGACGAAGAACGTCAACTCGCTGCGTTCGGTCGAGCGGGCGGTGCGGTTCGAGATGACGCGCCAGGCCGCGGTGCTGGCCTCGGGTGGTTCGATCCGCCAGGAGACCCGCCACTTCGACGAGTCGACCGGGTCGACCTCGTCGGGTCGTGCCAAGGAGACCTCTGAGGACTACCGGTACTTCCCGGAGCCCGACCTGGTCCCGATGGCGCCGTCCCGCGAGTGGGTGGAGCAGCTGCGCGAGACGCTGCCGGAGATGCCGTCGGCCCGCCGCAAGCGGATCCAGGCGGAGTGGAACCTGACGGACCCGGAACTGCGCGACCTGCTCAACGTGGGTGCGGTCGACGTCATCGCGGCCACAGTGGACGCCGGGGCCTCGCCTGCGGAAGCCCGCGCGTGGTGGGTCAGCCACCTGGCGCAGGAAGCCAACAGCCGCGGCGTGGAACTGGCGGACCTGCCGATCACCCCGGCGCAGGTGGCCGAGGTGATCAAGCTCGTCACCGCGGGGACGCTGACCAACAAGCTGGCCCGTTCCGTGGTCGAGGGCGTGCTGGCCGGTGAGGGCGAGCCTGCCGAGGTGGTGGACAAGCGCGGCCTGAAGGTCGTGTCGGACGACTCGGCGCTGATCGTGGCGGTCGACCAGGCACTGGCCGGTCAGCCGGACGTGCTGGAGAAGATCCGCAGCGGCAAGGTCGCCGCGGCCGGTGCGATCGTCGGCGCGGTGATGAAGGCGACCAAGGGACAGGCGGACGCCAAGCGCGTGCGTGAACTGATCCTGGAACGCGCCAACGCCTGA
- the gatA gene encoding Asp-tRNA(Asn)/Glu-tRNA(Gln) amidotransferase subunit GatA, whose translation MSELTRLTAAELAAKIQAKEVSAVEVAQAHLDRIADVDPAVHAFLHVSTDSALAQARAVDEDVAAGNQPASLLAGVPLALKDVVTMRGAPTTVGSRMLEGWEPPYDATITTRMLEAGIVILGKTNMDEFAMGSSTENSAYGPTHNPWDLDRIPGGSGGGSSAALAAFEAPLAIGTDTGGSIRQPGAVTGTVGVKPTYGGVSRYGLVAFSSSLDQAGPCARTVMDAALLHEVIGGYDQLDATSINEPAPPVVQAVREGSLADLSGVKIGVVKEFSGDGYEPGVMVSFNEAVEQLRALGAEIVEVSCPHFKYALSAYYLIAPSECSSNLARFDAMRYGIRVGDNGERSAEEVMSLTRETGFGAEVKRRIMIGTYALSSGYYDAYYGSAQKVRTLIKRDFEAAYEKVDVLVSPTTPTTAFRLGERTDNPMAMYLADLCTIPASLAGHPAMSVPSRLSGIDGLPVGLQIMAPALQETRMYRVAAAYEVARNEADGGPLISRVPELEVAR comes from the coding sequence GTGAGTGAACTCACCCGGCTGACCGCCGCCGAGCTGGCCGCCAAGATCCAGGCCAAGGAGGTCTCGGCGGTCGAGGTCGCCCAGGCCCACCTCGACCGGATCGCCGACGTCGACCCGGCCGTCCACGCGTTCCTGCACGTGAGCACCGACAGCGCGCTCGCGCAGGCCCGCGCCGTCGACGAGGACGTCGCCGCGGGCAACCAGCCGGCGTCGCTGCTGGCCGGTGTGCCGCTGGCGCTCAAGGACGTCGTGACGATGCGGGGCGCGCCGACGACCGTCGGGTCCAGGATGCTCGAGGGCTGGGAACCGCCGTACGACGCGACGATCACCACGCGGATGCTCGAAGCGGGCATCGTGATCCTCGGCAAGACCAACATGGACGAGTTCGCGATGGGCTCCTCCACCGAGAACTCCGCCTACGGTCCCACGCACAACCCGTGGGACCTCGACCGCATCCCCGGTGGCTCCGGCGGTGGCTCCTCGGCCGCGCTGGCCGCGTTCGAAGCGCCGCTCGCGATCGGTACGGACACAGGTGGCTCGATCCGCCAGCCCGGCGCGGTGACCGGCACGGTCGGTGTGAAGCCGACCTACGGCGGTGTCTCGCGGTACGGGCTGGTGGCGTTCTCGTCGTCGCTGGACCAGGCCGGTCCGTGTGCACGGACGGTCATGGACGCCGCGTTGCTGCACGAGGTCATCGGCGGGTACGACCAGCTGGACGCCACGTCCATCAACGAGCCGGCGCCGCCGGTCGTGCAGGCGGTGCGCGAGGGCTCCCTCGCCGACCTGAGCGGCGTGAAGATCGGTGTGGTCAAGGAGTTCTCCGGCGACGGCTACGAGCCGGGCGTGATGGTCTCCTTCAACGAGGCCGTCGAGCAGCTGCGTGCGCTGGGTGCCGAGATCGTCGAGGTGTCGTGCCCGCACTTCAAGTACGCGCTGTCGGCGTACTACCTGATCGCGCCGAGTGAGTGCTCGTCGAACCTCGCCCGCTTCGACGCGATGCGCTACGGCATCCGCGTCGGCGACAACGGTGAGCGCAGTGCCGAGGAGGTCATGTCGCTCACCCGTGAGACCGGGTTCGGTGCCGAGGTCAAGCGCCGCATCATGATCGGCACGTACGCGCTGTCGTCGGGCTACTACGACGCCTACTACGGCTCCGCGCAGAAGGTCCGGACGCTGATCAAGCGGGACTTCGAGGCGGCATACGAGAAGGTGGACGTGCTGGTCTCGCCGACCACACCGACCACGGCGTTCCGGCTCGGTGAGCGCACCGACAACCCGATGGCGATGTACCTCGCCGACCTGTGCACGATTCCGGCGAGCCTGGCTGGGCACCCTGCGATGAGCGTGCCGAGCAGGCTCTCGGGCATCGACGGGTTGCCGGTCGGGCTGCAGATCATGGCGCCCGCCCTGCAGGAGACCCGGATGTACCGGGTGGCGGCGGCGTACGAGGTGGCACGCAACGAAGCCGACGGTGGCCCGCTGATCAGCCGGGTTCCCGAACTGGAGGTGGCACGATGA
- the gatC gene encoding Asp-tRNA(Asn)/Glu-tRNA(Gln) amidotransferase subunit GatC, with translation MPTISRDEVAHLARLARLAVTEQELDKFAGQLDIILQSVAQVTEVAGQDVPPTSHAVPLTNVYREDVVRPGLTQQQALSGAPAAEDGRFRVPRILGEEQ, from the coding sequence GTGCCAACCATCTCCCGCGACGAGGTCGCGCACCTCGCCCGGCTCGCCCGGCTCGCAGTGACCGAGCAAGAGCTGGACAAGTTCGCAGGCCAGCTCGACATCATCCTGCAGTCGGTCGCCCAGGTGACCGAGGTCGCAGGCCAGGATGTCCCGCCGACGTCGCACGCCGTGCCGCTGACCAACGTCTACCGCGAAGACGTCGTTCGTCCGGGACTGACCCAGCAACAGGCGCTGTCCGGCGCCCCCGCCGCTGAGGACGGGCGGTTCCGCGTGCCCCGCATCCTGGGAGAAGAGCAGTGA
- a CDS encoding glycosyltransferase family 87 protein encodes MVGRVGALLGAVAAAGVTLWLLVTYGSSNIDRVLAADMSWHPDFDTFHRSVVALVNGQSIYDTGASVVNLNPPFWTVLLTPVAPLDVLTAYRLFGVITVFLVLLAVLLVAWELRAPYWMWWVTAAAVIVSSPLLGTFALGQVYGVLAIGLAVAWLTQRRGKPIWAGIAFGLVIAIKPTLAPILLLPVVLRQWSTLRAAVAAGVSATLAGLLVAGPKDTVRWWEVLRAEHLSTFLDNASLPSLVSRLGGPAWIGFVLGAAALIFTLRRVRHDPDMALWAVTAATLLFSPVAWHNYLVLCFPGVIVVLRRRRFATATLLLTMPQIGVEWGFYWQGDSAVDRIGQSLYFLVLLLYWAALTVKHDGDDPGEVRQPGHLGGTEHRAARTADQ; translated from the coding sequence GTGGTGGGGCGTGTCGGGGCTTTGCTGGGCGCGGTGGCAGCGGCGGGTGTCACCCTGTGGCTGCTGGTTACCTACGGCAGCTCGAACATCGACCGCGTCCTCGCCGCCGACATGAGCTGGCACCCCGACTTCGACACGTTCCACCGGTCAGTCGTCGCGTTGGTGAACGGCCAGTCGATCTACGACACGGGCGCGTCCGTGGTCAACCTCAACCCGCCGTTCTGGACTGTCCTGCTCACGCCCGTCGCGCCGCTGGACGTGCTTACCGCGTACCGGTTGTTCGGCGTGATCACCGTGTTTCTCGTGCTGCTCGCCGTGTTGCTTGTGGCGTGGGAACTCCGTGCTCCCTACTGGATGTGGTGGGTGACGGCAGCCGCGGTGATCGTGTCGTCACCGTTGCTGGGCACGTTCGCGCTCGGCCAGGTGTACGGCGTGCTGGCCATCGGTCTCGCTGTGGCGTGGCTGACACAGCGGCGGGGGAAACCGATCTGGGCCGGGATCGCGTTCGGCCTGGTGATCGCGATCAAACCGACGCTGGCACCGATCCTGCTGCTGCCGGTCGTCCTGCGGCAGTGGAGCACACTGCGGGCCGCTGTGGCCGCCGGGGTCAGTGCCACCCTCGCCGGCCTGCTCGTCGCGGGCCCGAAGGACACTGTGCGCTGGTGGGAGGTGCTCCGGGCGGAACACCTCAGCACGTTCCTCGACAACGCTTCCCTGCCGAGCCTGGTGTCGCGGCTCGGCGGGCCCGCGTGGATCGGGTTCGTGCTCGGCGCCGCGGCGCTGATCTTCACACTCCGCCGGGTCCGGCACGATCCGGACATGGCGCTGTGGGCCGTGACCGCCGCGACACTGCTGTTCTCCCCGGTCGCCTGGCACAACTACCTGGTGCTGTGTTTCCCCGGTGTGATCGTCGTGTTGCGGCGCCGCCGGTTCGCTACGGCCACGTTGCTGCTCACGATGCCCCAGATCGGCGTGGAGTGGGGGTTCTACTGGCAGGGCGACAGCGCGGTCGACCGGATCGGCCAGTCGCTGTACTTCCTGGTCCTGCTGCTCTACTGGGCCGCTCTAACCGTCAAGCACGACGGCGACGATCCCGGCGAGGTGCGCCAGCCGGGCCACCTCGGCGGCACGGAACATCGGGCCGCCCGGACGGCCGACCAGTAG